From the Deltaproteobacteria bacterium genome, one window contains:
- a CDS encoding Bax inhibitor-1/YccA family protein, giving the protein MDFKMQTRPIPTSAITLEKASFFPRVYGWMALGLLVSAVASFALLSSPSALKFVFGSKVVYFGLILGELGLVFYLSSRVMSMSPAAAKGTFLAFAGLNGVTLAAIFLVYTTGSIASTFMVTAATFGAMSAYGMATKRDLTGFGSFVVMGLFGVVIASVVNLFLQSEAVYWITTYIGVLVFVGLSAYDTWKLKQMVETSGYGEATANLSILGALTLYLDFVNLFLMLLRLLGKRK; this is encoded by the coding sequence ATGGATTTTAAAATGCAAACAAGGCCGATCCCGACGTCGGCGATCACGCTGGAAAAGGCTTCCTTCTTCCCGAGGGTGTACGGGTGGATGGCGCTCGGGCTGCTCGTGTCGGCTGTCGCCTCGTTCGCGCTCCTCTCGTCCCCCTCGGCCCTGAAGTTCGTCTTCGGGTCGAAGGTGGTCTACTTCGGCCTCATCCTCGGGGAGCTCGGGCTGGTCTTCTACCTGAGCTCGCGGGTGATGTCGATGTCGCCGGCGGCGGCGAAGGGGACGTTTCTGGCGTTCGCGGGGCTGAACGGCGTCACCCTCGCCGCCATCTTTCTGGTCTACACAACGGGGTCGATCGCTTCCACGTTCATGGTGACCGCGGCGACGTTCGGAGCGATGAGCGCGTACGGCATGGCGACGAAACGGGACCTGACGGGATTCGGCAGCTTCGTCGTCATGGGCCTCTTCGGAGTCGTCATCGCGTCGGTGGTGAACCTCTTTCTCCAAAGCGAGGCGGTCTACTGGATCACCACCTACATCGGGGTCCTGGTCTTCGTCGGACTTTCGGCCTACGACACCTGGAAGCTGAAGCAGATGGTGGAAACCTCGGGGTACGGCGAAGCGACCGCCAACCTTTCGATCCTCGGGGCGCTGACTTTATACCTGGATTTCGTCAACCTCTTCCTGATGCTCCTGCGGTTGCTGGGAAAGAGGAAGTAG